In Chitinophagaceae bacterium, the genomic window GGCACTTTTATCCTGCCTCCAAATGTAGTAACCAACAATATTCGCATAAGGCTCTCTGATGCAACCGGTGGTGGATGTGGCAACGATTTTGCTGTGGATGATTTTGGATTGTACTATTGCCCCGATGGCGGACCATTACCTGTGAACTTTTTGGATATTACTGCTGCTCAAAAAAGTACAGGCATTTTAGTACAATGGAAAACAGCCTTTGAATTAAATAATAAATACTTTAATATTGAAAAAAGTACAGATGCTGTAAACTGGACAGTGATTGGAAGGATAGAAAGCCATGGAAACAGCCAGTTTGTACAAACTTATAATTTTTACGACAGGAGCCCTGTAGTAGGCAACAATATTTACCAGGTAAGGCAATATGATTTAGACAACCGATCAACCTTATCGAGAATTGCCAGCGTAAAGGTTTCCATAAACGGAACAAGCGCTACAGTAATCAACAACCCTTTTATTAACCATATCAATATTGATTTTCTAAGCAAAAACAGCATGCCTGTAGAAATAGCGCTTTATGATATGGCCGGCAAACAAGTAGCAGTAGAAAAATGTAAAGTTGCCAGCGGAAGTTCTCGTATGACATTTACCAAAGCTGCAAATGCAGGAAGGGGAATGTACATTATGACTATTAAAGGAAGCAACAACGAAGTAATCTTCAACGGTAAATTGATTAAACAATAATTAAGTTTCCTTCAATAAATTATAAAAAAGGCTGCAGGTTGCAGCCTTTTTTAATACCTCATTCTTTTGAAAGTATTTTGCAATAAAATGTCAAATGCTTAAATAGTGCCTTTAAAAATAATACTTTTATTAAACTTGCATTATGCGGTATGGCACTTTGAACATATAAAAACAATTTTAAAAGAAATATAGTGAAAAATATAAAATGCGTTACTATTTATACCATAAAAGACCATACTAAGTTTTCTTAAAAATATTTTAATATGAATTGCCTCACAGAAATTTTTTGTACTTAGTATAGTACCGGCAATAAGCATAAATCATTATCCCCGGGATAAAATAGTTTTTTTTAATCGAACGTTATCGCCAAGTAGGAGTTGGTTTTGTACCTGTACTTTTTATTTCTTTTGTAAAAGAGATTAAGTAATTTTTGTATACATAAAAAAAGGCCGCCTAAAAAGGCGGCCAAATAATTATGGATTATTTTTAACTTAGTTAAACAGGTAGCGCACCCCTAACTGCACACTCCAGGTGGTACCAAAAGTGGTAACATCCCTGTACATACTTGTGGGCAATACAGTTTGGCCATTAATACTTGTGGTATTCATTTTAAATGTAGGGTTAATACCCTTTGTTACAACAGATAATGGTGTATTGGCATTATTAATTAGCTGTTGACGTATTCCCCAGTCTGAATTAAGAAAATTAGAAAAGTTAATAATGGTTGCGGTAAACTGTAAGGTATTTTTTGTTTTTCCAGCATTAACAAAAACATCCTGTATAAATTTTAAATCAAAGCGGCTGTTCCAGGGCATTACGGCTGCATTTCTGCCAGCTATTTTTCCTTTATGGCTGGAAAGATATTTGCTGTTTTTAATAAGTGTATTAAATGCATCTACCTGCTGCTGAGGCGTAAAGCCGTTTGCTGTTACAAAATTTACTTCGCTGGCATCATTTGGAATATATAAAAGATCGGCAGCAATGGCATCTCCATTCACATCCCCGTTGTAGGTATATGAGTACCTTCCTGCAGTAGAGCCATCATAATATAAGGTAACTGTTGTTGCCAGGTGTTTTAAATATTCTTTAGTGTAAGAAAGCGTACCCACAATTCTGCTGGGTAAGGCATCAATTGCAGATGCCAGGAATATATCATTGGGGTTATTGATAATGGGAGTAGCGCCCCAGGCAGAACTTGCATTAGAGCCTAAGTTATCGGTAGTAGATTGTGCCGTAGTGTGGCTAAAGAATAAGGAACCATAGAAGCCTTTCTTTTGTGCCATTGAAACACCTACGGTAAAGTTAAAGGAGTATCCTTTGCTGGTATTTGATAA contains:
- a CDS encoding T9SS type A sorting domain-containing protein; translation: MKKKFTHGLGSILSRSLMLLAAIAFMNSFAIAQTQPCTNSVTLWAEDFGTGNDTTSHPDATFTYEPTGPLFAEGSYRVASNLQQKIEWHNSPDHTGNTDGRMLVINGDLGDFFIHTITNQNPFSSGAYYFRFYIINANVPYACFGNPLFAAVNLNAEYQDGNGNWIALQNSPNIGSQVPTSNNPVWIQQGGTFILPPNVVTNNIRIRLSDATGGGCGNDFAVDDFGLYYCPDGGPLPVNFLDITAAQKSTGILVQWKTAFELNNKYFNIEKSTDAVNWTVIGRIESHGNSQFVQTYNFYDRSPVVGNNIYQVRQYDLDNRSTLSRIASVKVSINGTSATVINNPFINHINIDFLSKNSMPVEIALYDMAGKQVAVEKCKVASGSSRMTFTKAANAGRGMYIMTIKGSNNEVIFNGKLIKQ